AGCCTGGCCGCGACGCGCGCGCTGGAGTTCTCGTCGGCGTCGAACCAGGCGATCTCGTTGCGGAGCACGGCGGCGAACATCTTCTCGCGCACCCGCTTGGTGAGGTTCTCGCCGACCGTGTCCCAGAACACGTGCTGCACCGTGTTGAACAGCAGCGCCGCGGAGGACATGCCGATGAGCAGGTAGCAGTACTTGGCGATCTCGCGCTTCATGTAGCGCGGGTCCGGCGCGTAGTAGACGCTGAGCACGGCGCTGAGGATGTAGGCGAAGATGGCGCTGAAGGAGCCGCAGACCATGGAGCCGAGGGAGCCGACGAGCGCGTAGGCCCACTCGGGCGAGTTCATCCTGGCGAGGCGCAGGAAGGAGCTGGCCCCCGCGCGGAACGCGagctgcttgtcggccatcgtccggtggtggtggtgcgggtCGTGGATGGAGAGTGTGAAGTCGGAGGTGGAGAAGTCGGAGAGGCGGCGGGAGTAGGGGGAGCGGCCGTAGGAGGAGTTGCGCGTCATGATGGGCGAGCTGACGGAGTTGCGGGCGCTGGAGGGCCTGGCGCTGCTGCGGCGGGCGTTGACGAGCGCCGCCTCGTGCGCCTGCTCCTGCATGCGGATGAGCTTGGCGTAGGTGCCGTTCTCGCCCTTGGCCATGAGCTCGTCGTGCGTGCCCATCTCGGAGACGGCGCCGCCCTGCAGCACGGCCACGACGTCGGCCTTGCGGATGGTGGACAGCCTGTGCGCGATCACCAGGGTGGTGCGCCCAATCATGAAGCGGTCCAGCGCCTCCTGCACGAGCTTCTCCGACTCGGAGTCGAGCGCGCTGGTGGCCTCGTCCAGCAGCAGGATGGCAGGGTTCTTGAGCATGGCGCGGGCGATGGCGATGCGCTGCTTCTGGCCGCCGGAGAGCTGCAGGCCGCGCTCCCCAACCTGCGCCGGCCACCACCGCCATGCACGCAAGGTCAAACAAACGGGTTGACTTTGACCGCCAAACTTTTCATCAAATAATAAACTAGTACTACTACTCCAGCATAATTAATAACAACAAAAATGAAATCATTTGTTAATACAGCAAGTCTTATGATGGTGCAGAGTGTTTGACCAGGGACGATGCATGGGCATGCGAGCATTGCTTAGCAAGGAATCAAGCATGATCAAGTCAGTCATGGGAGTGTGGGAAGGCGAGCTGCTCTATGTGGCCCATATCCCATGTGCCTCTTAGATTTCATTTGATTTGATCTGATTTGATTAAACCCTTCCCAGATGTTATTAACTAACCAGACTGCCTGCCATTGACAGTGATTAAAATAAGCAGCAGCATGGGCTTGACTGACTCTCTTTCTCTCATGACAGATTATATTAAGAGAAGTGGAAGATACCTACCACCAGTAGTACCGTAGTGCTCTAAGTAGAGTAGGAAGAGCTGGACTGTACAGATAGGACGAGTGATTGATAATTCTTGCTTGCACTGGGATCAAATCAACTTGACATTCCTGACAAAATACCAGCTTGGAATCTGTTATTCTTAGGAATTCTACCTCTTTCTACGTACCCCAGGTTGATTCTTAATCTTTTTACTATTGTTATTAACCTTTTTTGGCTCTTCCTCTAGCTGCTCATCATCCATTCATCTCCCTCTGCACTCAGCACCCAGCAGCAAGTGCTAGTAGAGTATTGTGTTGAGAAAGGGACCTCTGCTGTCCTGTGTGTGATAGCAGAGCATCCTGGCATGTTACTTGTTGGTAACCCACACAGCAATTGTGATAGCAACAGGCTCCTAACAAGCAATTGCTCGCCCATCCCTAGTACTAGCACCAGTGTCTGTCTACTGGTATCTATGTGATGGATGAGTAGTGCCGTGCTGTGATGGAATGGACCCGACCCCTCCACGGCGACATGGCGTTGGTGGTGCTGCCTGTCATGAGCTCTCATGTGCCGCTGCTGCGGCCTAACAAACACAAACAGTATCTGATCTGAGGCTACCCGGGCAGGCACGAGCGCGACGCATGAATGAAATGGATGGCAAGATGCTACATGCATCCTCTCATGACATGGAGAAAAGAAAAGGCTGCATGCAGATGAGAAAAAAGCTAGTAAAAGGCAGGGTAGggaaaagaaaggaaaggaaacgGGGAGCAGCGAGCACCTAGGCAGACAGGCATGGTGGTCTAGACACTGACAAATGGGTTGGAGAACAACAGGCACAAACAGGCAGCAACGGTGGCGAGCAAGAAAAGGCCAGCACAGTGCTGCTAGTAAGCTAGCGCTACGGACGGACCTGCGTGTCGTAGCCGTCGGGGAGCTTGATGATGAAGGAGTGCGCGTTGGCCACCCTGGCCGCCTCCTCCATCTCCGCCTGCGTCGCGCTCTGGCTGTCCCGCCCCAGCAGCAGGTTCTCCTTGATGCTCGTCGCGAACAGCGTCGGCTCCTGGCTCACCAGCCCAATCTGCTGCCGGAGCCACCGGAGCTTCAGCGACTTGAGCTCGTGCCCGTCCAGTAGGATTTGCCCTGCCAAAACCAACAAATTTCAGACTTCATTTCTTTCTTTTTGTTTGATTTGAAAAATCTACAGGACTAGTATACTAGTAGGAGTACGTGTCAACAAAACTGGAACCATTCTATCtcactgaggccttgtttagttcctaaagagaagtttgcaccatgtctcatcgaatgtttgagacatacataaagtattaaatatagactacaaAATAAATAATTGCACAGATTATGACtcctttacgagacgaatcttttaaatctaattagtccatgatttaacaataaAATGCTACGGTACACGTatgtgctaataacggattaCGTAGGCTTAAATTCGTCTTGCCCAAAACTTTACGTCCGGGAACTAAACGAGTCCTGAGTAGTCAGTCAGTCGGTCAAGGCTCAAAGAGTGGCATGCATGTGCGAGGCAACAGTAGCATCTTGCCAGGCAAATAGTTTTCCTTGTCTCGCATTGCAGGCACCACCTAGCTCTAGCTGTGTGAATGCATGACCACAAACACAaccacaagaaagaaaagaaacagGATGGTTGGTTGACTAGCTAGCAGGTAGCAGCCCATGAGGCCGGCCAGCTCTGCTCCAAGCATTCACTTCATTTCCTTGTCAACGTGAATTCACATCTGCTTGCAATGTACTCCTACTCTACTCCTACAGTGGAAGCTTCTTCTATCTAGTActacccagcaaggcagcaatggCAGTTGGCAATGGCGATGTATGCTGATGTGTGATGGCCATGGCAATTGGCAAGCAGGTGAACTCCTCCAACACTAAAAACCCAGTTAATCAATGCGCTAAAGCTAGAATTGGTACGGTACTAGGTATACCTGCGCTGGGGTCGTAGAACCTCTCGATGAGCGACACCACCGTGCTCTTCCCGGAGCCGGAGCTGCCCACCAGCGCGATGGTCTTCCCGGCGGGCACGCTCAGCGAGAAGCCGCGCAGGATGGGGACGTCCAGCCGCGACGGGTACGCGAAGTCCACGCCCCTCATCTCCACCCGCCCCGTCACCGACTCCagctccacgccgccgccgtcctcgccgTCCCGCGAGGAGATGCCCCGCCTGTGGTCGATGATGCGGAAGATCTTGGCGGCCGCCACGCGCGCCTTGGCCAACGCGGCCATGCTCGGCGCCGACTGCCCGAGGGCCCTGGACGCACGCGATCCACAGACCAGTAAGCTAGCGTACATGCTGTGTCATGACGGAGAACAGGAGAGGGAGGAAGCGATCGATCTTACAGCCCGCCGATCATGACGGAGAACATGGTGGCGATGGCGAGCCCTCCGTTGGTGTGGTGGCCGCGGACGAGGTGTCCGCCGTACCAGAGCAGGAGGCCGTAGCAGCAGAAGACGGTGAAGTAGGTGCCGCCGAGGCCGAGTCCCTTGGCGAAGCCGCTGCGGTATCCGATCTTCTGCGCGACGGCCAGCGCCGCCGAGTAGGCCCGCATTTCGCGCTCCTCGCCGACGAAGGCCTGCACGATCCGTATCTGCGCGAGCGCCTGCTCCGCGATGCCGCTGGCGCCCGAGAGTGAGTCCTGGCTCCGGGAGGAGAGCTtggcgagcgcggcggcgctgAGCCCCCCGATGACGGCGATGAGCGGCACGGCGGCGAGCGTGACGAGCGCCAGCTGCCACGCCGCGGTGAAGCCCACGACGAAGCCCGCCACGAAGGTGGCCATGTAGTGGACGAGGTTGCCCAGCTTCTCGCTGATGGCGTCCTGCACCACCACGGCGTCCACGTTGATGGCGTAGATGACGTCCGAGGCGCGCACGTCGGTGTCGAAGAAGGACACGTCCTGCCGCAGCGCCGCGTCCAGGTAGCGGATCCGCATCCGCGTCGACTGCCGCTCGCCGGTCCACATCCAGCAGGAGATCTCTGCGAGCGGAACGAGCGAGCGGTTTGAAGATCTCATCTCAAGCCATGGCGATTGATTGAGCGATGTGATGCGTCATGCAATCCGAATTGACAGACAATTCGCGAcgcgagcagcagcaggaggaggaggaggaggaggaggaggaggaataaCGTTGGTTACCTGCCCATGAGGACGCCCAGATTGCGGCTCCGACGACGAGGAAGTAGAAGGCGTACTTGACGACGAGGCGGACCATGGTGTCCGGGTCGTCGGCGTGGGAGCCGAAGGAGTCGACGAGGTCGGCGAAGAAGCGGAGGAAGACGGGGAGCGAGCAGCCGTGGACGAGCGCGCCGAGGGTGCCGACGAGCATGAGCGCGCAGTCGAGGCCGTCGGCGAAGCGGAAGAGGTCGCGCAGCGCGGCGGGCGGGGTGGGCTTCTTGTTGTCattggcgccggcgccggcggaggAGGCCGGCCTGGCATTGGGCGGCTGCTCCGTCTCGAAAGGagccggcggcggaggcggagaagGAGGATCAGCAGCAGCCGGAGCAGCACCACCAGTGGATGTGTCGCTGCTGCGGCGGCCAGCAGGAGCAGGGAGCGTGGGTTGCTCTGCAGCTTCCGGTTGTTGCCCGGCTAGGAAGCCAGGAGGCTGGTGGGCGGGAGAGGGCAGGTGGAAAGCCTCGAGCTCGGGGCGGGCCCACTCGTCGCCGGCGGCGGCATGCGGGGCGCCGAGGACGACGACGCGCGCCCTGATCTCCTCCGGGTCGCTGCTAGACATCGATCGGGGGCCGGGGAGGGAccgagggagggagggggagctctcctctcctctgcccccacctcGGCAGAGTGGCTGGCGCCTGGCGCAGAGCAGAGGAtgcggagagggaggaggggtggATTGAATTGGGAGTTTTGCTTGTCACGCCTCTTTATAACTGTGCAAGGCAGCTCACGTCTTTGTACGAGTACGAGTAGTAGAGACTGTGAATGTACGGGGGCCTACTTGCACAGTACTCCTCCCGTACCGTCGAAAACGAACGAATGGATGTACGCTGCGCGTTGCGTTCTACGGTTGTTAGGCCCGTGAGAGCATCGTCTGGCTGGCGGTAaggttttttttagtttttttttagcTCATTCATACAGTAGTTAGCTTTTTACCGTTAATACATAGCCCACTTATCTCTCTTAcagatttttttggtttttatgCCCAAGccagctgtaagcttacagtccgcttctcctctctctcctctcctctctcctccacctcagcatttagtcggcttaccgccggttattatacttgctcttacctTCGCTGGAAAAAAgttaaaatattgttccggctgatttgctgtgagagaaaaatatttttctgactgAAAAAAAATAAACCAAAAAGTATAGATTATAACACAAGCAAACATGGCTTCTCATCACGAAATCTATGGCCGATTGAAAACCTCTTGTGCTTTGTGCTCTACAAGAAATTCGTATTTCTTCCTTCGctcagggcctgtttagttcccaaaagttttcaagattcttcgtcacatcaaatctttggacgcatgcatgaaatattaaatatagataaaaaataaaacgaattacatagtttagacgaaatttacgagacgaatcttttaagcctaattagaccatgattggacattaattaccaaataacaacgaaaataccacagtgtcattttgcaaaattttttgccatCCAAACTGGGCCTCAGTTTTGTTGCATTTTTTGGACAAGACTATGGGGAGTGGGAATTAACAGAAGGAGAAGGATCAAGAACTTGTGCCGTGCTTTGGATATCATTACAGCGAAGGTCTTTGCTAGGTTTGGGTGGGTTTTAGCAGTGAAGTATTCTAACGGCTTTAGATCTTTATCATTAACCATTTGTTTGCTTTTGTTGCATATGCACCTGTTATAATAAAGAACGGCTAAAGCATCTCACAAAACGGGTTCATTCGCGTGTTTTTCAACATTCTTTGTGTCTCTTTGTTCATCCATTCCAAATGCATCATTTAtcttttttccaaaaaaatgcATCTTTTGTATACAAGCCTCGATCAGTTGGTTAGGTTTCTCCTAGAGGGATATGTCCATCTATATTGACCTTCACGATGTAACATAGGTGGtgtttttctatttttgtttCAAGAAAAAAATGTTTTTGTTTGGTCTTAAGATCTACTGGCTCGGCTTGTTGAAAATGTTTGTTGAGATGGAGTATGGGTCGCTTGAGTCTATAACATACTCTGAAAACAAAGGCACCATTAATGTATATGGGTCTATTTACTAAAAatggacttttccatcaacaatTGTCAACAAGACGATTAGGATATGATCATCATTGAGTTGTCTACCTCTTTATCACGCATTGTTTCTTTACCTACAACTCCACATGTAGCCATCGTACTAACTTCTGGTGATGTTCCTGATGCTAAGTTTTCTCCCGCCAATACTTGcgtcatgttcgtttggctgataaaccacggctaaaagtattgttggttgatttattatgagagaaaaatattgttcgttggctgaaaaagtacggtttcAAGTCCATCTCGCAACCACCCACCGATCAGCCTTCACCAATTCACGAACATGGGATTCACCGTCGCCTCACCGGTCACAGTTGTGTTCCTCGTGTCCACTACCTCCACGAACCCGAATCCTTTTGGGCCATAGTAGCTATAACCCTCAATCTCATGACAGCATTCCTAATGCTATGTTTAGTTGCTCCCAACTCCCaattttggcactatgcaaaaagaagattccccatcacatcaaacttgtggtacatgtatggagtactaaatgtagataaaatcaaaaactaattgcacagttaggttgtactttgcgagacgaacgttttgagcctaattagtcaacgattggacaattattaccaaatacaaacgaaatgctacagtgcgctacatCGGCGCACAGTGAATCCGGTGGCGCCGAATTCAgccaactaaacgtggcctaggTTTGCTCCCGCATTCTGTGTTTTCCAAGCCCATCTCCTAACCATCAACTGTTCATCCTTGCACCACTCCAAACCACGTCCATCAGCTTCGCCACCTCACCACTCTATCTCCATGTCCACTGCCTCGAACTGTAATCCTTTTGGGCCATGGTAGCTGCACCGAAACCTCCCAAAGCCTTCCACTAATTCAATGGAGAAGATGAAGCTATTAATAGAACAAAAACAATCagcttgttcgctggttgatttctaggctgataagtccggctggtgctggtttattatgagaggaaaatactgtaccATGCCTGATAAGCTATGGcaaaaaccaacaagcgaacagactgaatgtgtgctcaagaagttTTCAACTTCTGTATGCCTAAAGTTAGGTTTATTTGACTAGCTTAAATAGTTGTTCACTTGTTAGGCCCACCACCTTAGACGTGGCAATAGTTTCACGCgtcaatcggcctgttcgctggttagtttctggaCTAATAAGcttgactggtgctggtttgttgtgagagaaaaacactgttggttgacTAATAAGctctagctgaaaccaacaagcaaacacGCTGAATGCCTTAAAAAGGTGTGTCTTCCTCACCTATCAAAATGTGTCATTTATTGTGAAGGTGTGTTTCAGTCATTCCTCGTTAGAGAAGATCATGACAAGCGGGGTTACGTGCATCTTCAGAGCATCTCCACGAAATTGGCAAAATTGTTAAAAATTCAGTTTTGGTGAAGATGTGTAGAAACTGAAGTCCAACAACTAATCAACGTTCCTCATCTTTATGCGTGGCGCAAATCACCCtattcagcatgttcgcttgttagtTTCAGCTAAGACTTATTAGCTaaccaatagtatttttctctcacaacaaaccagcatcagccggaCTTATCAACCCAGAAACCAGCGAACGGGCTCATTGACTAATCAGCTTCTACGTCTTTCTGATCAGAGATTTGGTAGCACTCGACGCATGTCGCCACTATCCCCACCGGTTTGCCCCCCTAGGAGCCAATGGTCGTGCCTGCCCTTAGGCACTGGCCTTGTCTAGCTGCACTGATGTGAGAAAAGATTATACAAAAAAACATTAGGCGGGTAAAAAAGTTCGTAGGCAAATAAAAAACCAAAGTCGTGGCACTAAGGTTTTTTTAGAACCTAGTCTGAGGAATTGCTAGCGAATGGTATTTATTTGTTTTGTCCAATAGTGTTCCGGGATATGTGAAATTTAGGATTTTTGGTGGCTTGTTTGAGAACCTTTGGGGATGGGTACGGTATCCTTCTCTGTGGTACTGTGGTACAGCTTAGGTTGGCTCGTGACTTAGAGCAGTTATAATAATTGGTTTATAGTCAAGCAAATATTAATGTggaggaggaaaaggaggagAGAGATGAGAGCTTGGCTCTCATGCAAACACACGAATACATAGGCAATGGTGGATCTATACACTAAATAAATGTGAGGAGGATTAGAAAAGAGGAAGTGGGACATGGGTAAACCTAATAATAAAAAAGTTTCTTATAGATAGATAAGAGACCACTATTATATAGCTTGGTTCTTGC
This DNA window, taken from Miscanthus floridulus cultivar M001 chromosome 13, ASM1932011v1, whole genome shotgun sequence, encodes the following:
- the LOC136500418 gene encoding ABC transporter B family member 1-like, producing MSSSDPEEIRARVVVLGAPHAAAGDEWARPELEAFHLPSPAHQPPGFLAGQQPEAAEQPTLPAPAGRRSSDTSTGGAAPAAADPPSPPPPPAPFETEQPPNARPASSAGAGANDNKKPTPPAALRDLFRFADGLDCALMLVGTLGALVHGCSLPVFLRFFADLVDSFGSHADDPDTMVRLVVKYAFYFLVVGAAIWASSWAEISCWMWTGERQSTRMRIRYLDAALRQDVSFFDTDVRASDVIYAINVDAVVVQDAISEKLGNLVHYMATFVAGFVVGFTAAWQLALVTLAAVPLIAVIGGLSAAALAKLSSRSQDSLSGASGIAEQALAQIRIVQAFVGEEREMRAYSAALAVAQKIGYRSGFAKGLGLGGTYFTVFCCYGLLLWYGGHLVRGHHTNGGLAIATMFSVMIGGLALGQSAPSMAALAKARVAAAKIFRIIDHRRGISSRDGEDGGGVELESVTGRVEMRGVDFAYPSRLDVPILRGFSLSVPAGKTIALVGSSGSGKSTVVSLIERFYDPSAGQILLDGHELKSLKLRWLRQQIGLVSQEPTLFATSIKENLLLGRDSQSATQAEMEEAARVANAHSFIIKLPDGYDTQVGERGLQLSGGQKQRIAIARAMLKNPAILLLDEATSALDSESEKLVQEALDRFMIGRTTLVIAHRLSTIRKADVVAVLQGGAVSEMGTHDELMAKGENGTYAKLIRMQEQAHEAALVNARRSSARPSSARNSVSSPIMTRNSSYGRSPYSRRLSDFSTSDFTLSIHDPHHHHRTMADKQLAFRAGASSFLRLARMNSPEWAYALVGSLGSMVCGSFSAIFAYILSAVLSVYYAPDPRYMKREIAKYCYLLIGMSSAALLFNTVQHVFWDTVGENLTKRVREKMFAAVLRNEIAWFDADENSSARVAARLALDAQNVRSAIGDRISVIVQNSALMLVACTAGFVLQWRLALVLLAVFPLVVGATVLQKMFMKGFSGDLEAAHARATQIAGEAVANLRTVAAFNAERKITGLFEANLCGPLRRCFWKGQIAGSGYGVAQFLLYASYALGLWYAAWLVKHGISDFSRTIRVFMVLMVSANGAAETLTLAPDFIKGGRAMRSVFETIDRKTEVEPDDVDAAPVPERPRGEVELKHVDFSYPSRPDIQVFRDLSLRARAGKTLALVGPSGCGKSSVLALVQRFYEPTSGRVLLDGKDVRKYNLRALRRVVAVVPQEPFLFAASIHDNIAYGREGATEAEVVEAATQANAHRFISALPEGYRTQVGERGVQLSGGQRQRIAIARALVKQAPIMLLDEATSALDAESEQCVQEALERAGSGRTTIVVAHRLATVRNAHTIAVIDDGKVVEQGSHSHLLKHHPDGCYARMLQLQRLTGGGAPGPSSSSNGAAA